In one window of Tripterygium wilfordii isolate XIE 37 chromosome 1, ASM1340144v1, whole genome shotgun sequence DNA:
- the LOC119995172 gene encoding glycine-rich cell wall structural protein-like, with translation MRGGMRRVGGVLSLLCFHFLLVSVSVVAGDDDVKLKRDVDEKNFFLGFGKGGGFGVGADGAGGGFGGGGGGAGGGGFGKGGGFGVGIGYGGGIGGGGGAGGGGGAGGGIGKGGGIGGGGGAGGDSSAGGGGIGKGGGIGGGGGAGGDCGSIGKGGGMDGGGGASGGDTGGGIGKGGGVGGGGGAGDGGIGGGIGKGGDIGGASGAGGGVGVGWGIGKGDGIGGGGGADGGIGKGGGEGIEKGRGIGGGGEGGADSGAGGDIGKGGGFGGGAGGGGGIGKGYGIGGGIGKGGDIGGGIGGVAGGGIGKGDGIDGGIGKGGGIGKGGGGGGGGGGGGFRGGDACGDCGDNIDGGGVGSAGGGGGVGGSGGFGQGGGI, from the coding sequence ATGagaggtggcatgaggagagtTGGTGGTGTGTTGTCTttgctttgttttcattttctgttagTGAGTGTGAGTGTAGTTGCAGGAGATGATGACGTGAAATTGAAACGTGATGTGGATGAGAAGAATTTTTTCCTAGGTTTTGGGAAGGGAGGTGGTTTTGGTGTGGGTGCGGATGGTGCTGGCGGTGGATTTGGAGGCGGAGGCGGTGGAGCAGGGGGTGGTGGGTTTGGGAAGGGAGGGGGCTTTGGTGTTGGGATAGGCTATGGTGGTGGaattggtggtggaggtggcgCTGGCGGTGGGGGTGGAGCTGGTGGTGGCATTGGAAAGGGTGGAGGCATTGGAGGTGGTGGGGGTGCTGGAGGTGACAGCAGTGCTGGTGGTGGTGGCATTGGAAAAGGAGGTGGAATTGGTGGGGGTGGCGGAGCTGGTGGTGATTGTGGCAGCATTGGAAAGGGAGGTGGAATGGATGGTGGAGGTGGAGCTAGTGGTGGTGATACTGGTGGAGGCATTGGAAAGGGTGGGGGCGTTGGTGGAGGCGGCGGAGCTGGTGATGGTGGAATCGGTGGAGGTATTGGAAAGGGTGGGGACATTGGTGGCGCTAGCGGAGCtggtggtggtgttggtgttggttgGGGCATTGGAAAGGGAGATGGaattggtggtggaggtggcgCTGACGGAGGCATTGGAAAGGGTGGTGGTGAAGGTATTGAAAAGGGTAGGGGCATTGGAGGCGGTGGCGAGGGCGGGGCTGATAGTGGTGCTGGTGGAGACATTGGAAAGGGAGGTGGATTTGGTGGTGGcgctggtggtggtggaggcatTGGAAAGGGTTATGGAATCGGTGGAGGTATTGGAAAGGGTGGAGACATTGGTGGCGGAATCGGTGGTGTTGCTGGTGGCGGCATCGGAAAGGGGGATGGCATCGATGGTGGTATTGGTAAGGGTGGTGGAATTGGcaaaggaggaggtggtggtggtggagggggAGGCGGAGGCTTTAGAGGGGGAGATGCATGTGGAGACTGTGGTGACAATATTGATGGAGGTGGAGTTGGAAGTGCAGGTGGAGGGGGAGGTGTAGGTGGAAGTGGAGGCTTTGGTCAAGGTGGTGGCATTTGA
- the LOC119984135 gene encoding 50S ribosomal protein L28, chloroplastic-like yields MAASATAVTVSFGCTSFSKRPPSLKTRAFTELGFVTSQLSGIKISCDPSVLETTLSAPFKPALQPVARRICPFTGKKANRANKVSFSNHKTKRLQFVNLQYKRLWWEAGKRFVKLRLSTKALRTIEKNGLDAVAKKAGVDLRKK; encoded by the exons ATGGCAGCATCCGCAACAGCAGTAACGGTTTCGTTTGGGTGTACTTCCTTCTCGAAGAGACCACCTTCTCTTAAAACCAGAGCGTTTACGGAGCTAGGCTTTGTTACTTCGCAATTGAGTGGAATTAAAATTTCCTGCGACCCGTCAGTCTTGGAAACAACTCTCTCTGCTCCTTTCAAGCCAGCTCTTCAGCCTGTTGCCC GTAGAATATGTCCTTTCACTGGGAAGAAGGCTAACAGGGCAAACAAAGTTTCCTTTTCAAACCACAAGACGAAGAGGTTGCAGTTTGTGAACCTGCAATACAAAAGGCTTTGGTGGGAAGCCGGTAAGCGTTTTGTAAAACTGCGTTTGTCAACCAAGGCTTTGAGAACAATAGAAAAGAATGGACTGGATGCTGTTGCCAAGAAGGCTGGAGTAGATCTTCGTAAGAAGTAA
- the LOC120000345 gene encoding uncharacterized protein LOC120000345 isoform X2, protein MDASHKDLKDVNGCKIKPVANIDSQKVEDHSYTEEDSESNSLLPPRKGGMSRKSDKMPRKVQWNDRNGNKLVEVLEFEPSDVSDSDDEDSDSCICTIM, encoded by the exons ATGGATGCAAGCCATAAGGATTTGAAGGATGTCAATGGCTGTAAAATCAAGCCTGTAGCTAATATAGATTCTCAAAAAGTTGAGGATCACTCCTATACAGAAGAGGATAGCGAATCAAATTCTTTGTTGCCACCTAGGAAAGGTGGAATGTCGAGAAAATCGGATAAAATGCCACGGAAGGTGCAATGGAACGATAGGAACGGGAATAAGCTGGTGGAGGTATTAGAATTTGAACCAAG TGATGTGAGCGACTCTGATGACGAGGATTCAGATTCTTGCATCTGTACCATAATGTAG
- the LOC120000345 gene encoding uncharacterized protein LOC120000345 isoform X1, producing the protein MDASHKDLKDVNGCKIKPVANIDSQKVEDHSYTEEDSESNSLLPPRKGGMSRKSDKMPRKVQWNDRNGNKLVEVLEFEPSGGMSAASIIMLQLLYSFGRAEVAYKVMGFLGGSKEPTTIEEELWAWSGIYLYRKE; encoded by the exons ATGGATGCAAGCCATAAGGATTTGAAGGATGTCAATGGCTGTAAAATCAAGCCTGTAGCTAATATAGATTCTCAAAAAGTTGAGGATCACTCCTATACAGAAGAGGATAGCGAATCAAATTCTTTGTTGCCACCTAGGAAAGGTGGAATGTCGAGAAAATCGGATAAAATGCCACGGAAGGTGCAATGGAACGATAGGAACGGGAATAAGCTGGTGGAGGTATTAGAATTTGAACCAAG TGGAGGAATGAGTGCAGCATCAATTATTATGCTGCAGCTATTATATAGCTTTGGGAGGGCCGAGGTGGCCTACAAAGTAATGGGTTTCTTGGGTGGCAGCAAGGAGCCAACAACAATTGAAGAAGAATTATGGGCTTGGAGTGGCATTTATTTGTACAGAAAGGAG TGA